In Fusarium fujikuroi IMI 58289 draft genome, chromosome FFUJ_chr08, one genomic interval encodes:
- a CDS encoding related to TGF beta induced protein ig-h3 precursor, with product MKLQSLVALALSGYATAQSRVNLTAALESENSTLSELSGLLRAQPSLLRDLGRLRNVTILAPSNDAIKDLLNDTAVARMVENDPSSVAAILQYHVLNGTYYASNISETPAFVPTLLNNATYANVTGGQRVEAMAMGDTVSFYSGFRQQSNVTKADLNFTGGVIHIINKVLAVPKNLSDTAIAANLSAVAGALTESKLVTNLTNEKNITVFAPSNSAFANIGSVLSNLSESDLESILKYHVVNNTLGYSSTLKNGTLTTSEGEKLNIVIHNGTVFVNEAKVIVPDVLIANGVVHVIDAVLNPDKPSATANPTASTQEAAFSGASSVSDIPFTSGVPENTNTAAATGLSPSTSTEGAAQATAAIALGALFGGAALVMNF from the exons ATGAAGCTGCAGTCTCTTGTCGCCCTTGCCCTCTCGGGCTATGCCACTGCCCAGAGCCGTGTCAACCTCACTGCTGCTCTTGAGTCTGAGAACTCTACCCTCTCTGAGCTCAGCG GCCTTCTTCGTGCCCAGCCCAGTCTTCTCAGAGACCTTGGCCGTCTCAGGAATGTCACCATCTTGGCCCCAAGCAACGATGCCATCAAGGACCTACTCAATGACACCGCTGTCGCCCGCATGGTCGAGAATGATCCCAGCTCCGTCGCTGCTATCCTTCAGTACCACGTTCTGAACGGTACCTACTATGCCAGCAACATCAGCGAAACACCCGCTTTTGTCCCCACGCTCCTCAACAACGCGACATATGCCAATGTCACCGGTGGACAGCGTGTCgaggccatggccatgggcGATACTGTCAGCTTCTACAGTGGTTTCCGTCAACAATCCAATGTCACCAAGGCT GACCTCAACTTCACTGGTGGTGTCAtccacatcatcaacaaggtcCTCGCCGTTCCCAAGAACCTTTCCGACACGGCCATTGCCGCCAACCTCTCCGCCGTCGCTGGCGCTCTCACCGAGTCCAAGCTCGTCACAAACCTCACCaatgagaagaacatcacTGTCTTTGCTCCCAGCAACAGCGCCTTTGCCAACATTGGTTCTGTCCTCTCCAACTTGAGCGAGTCTGACCTTGAGAGCATTCTCAAGTACCACGTTGTCAACAACACTCTTGGCTACAGCTCTACTCTCAAGAACGGTACTCTTACCACTTCTGAGGGtgagaagctcaacattGTTATTCACAACGGTACTGTCTTTGTCAATGAGGCCAAGGTCATTGTCCCTGATgtcctcatcgccaacggTGTCGTCCATGTCATTGATGC TGTCCTCAATCCCGACAAGCCCTCTGCCACCGCCAACCCTACTGCCAGCACTCAGGAGGCCGCTTTCTCCGGCGCCAGCTCCGTCAGCGACATCCCCTTCACATCGGGTGTTCCCGAGAACACAAACACCGCTGCGGCCACTGGCCTGTCGCCTTCGACCTCCACTGAAGGCGCTGCCCAGGCCACTGCTGCCATTGCGCTCGGTGCCCTTTTCGGTGGTGCCGCCCTTGTCATGAACTTCTAA
- a CDS encoding related to integral membrane protein PTH11, giving the protein MKWIVPFLVAFVPLAAAADATKELLTNLPACAAPCYEDAIKKSDCNSTDVKCVCSTQVIIQTAEACAAQACHVRDSLTTLNMTYTYCEVPVRNKTPIFINVTIVLGVISGVATALRLWSKFFYTKTELGLDDLFIVLTLFIGMPSTAMNIHGTAGHGEGRDIWTLEFDDITKFGFYFWLLEIFYFAQVSLLKTSLLFFYLRIFPGNAQKLLWGTIIFNSVFGVLFMFLAAFQCTPVSYFWLNWDGEHKGTCMNSTAIGWANASISVAVDVWMLAVPLWYLRKLKLHWKKKIGVAAMFIVGTFVTVVSIIRLQFLVDLGSSHNPTYDQTDISIWSTVEINVGIICASMPALRVILVRLFPSLGGSSYDSSKYNNYGEHYGRKSHIMSRSRARVELPSHTGDSIHTPEHGGIELQRTFHVQYSENDEQSLVNGESKFNKTQVTTQMRSESPSDRSL; this is encoded by the exons ATGAAGTGGATTGTGCCTTTTCTGGTGGCCTTTGTGCCCctggcagcggcagcggatGCAACCAAAGAGTTGTTGACCAATCTGCCTGCCTGTGCA GCTCCTTGTTATGAAGATGCCATCAAAAAGTCGGACTGCAACTCGACCGACGTGAAGTGCGTGTGCTCAACTCAAGTCATTATCCAAACAGCAGAGGCATGCGCCGCCCAAGCATGTCACGTCAGAGATAGTCTGA CAACGCTCAACATGACATACACCTACTGCGAAGTCCCCGTGCGAAACAAGAcccccatcttcatcaacgtcaCAATCGTCCTCGGCGTGATATCCGGCGTCGCAACCGCCCTGCGTCTCTGGTCCAAATTCTTCTACACCAAGACCGAACTCGGCCTCGACGACCTCTTCATCGTGCTCACGCTCTTCATCGGCATGCCCTCCACCGCCATGAACATCCACGGAACCGCCGGCCACGGAGAAGGCCGCGATATCTGGACGCTAGAATTTGATGACATCACAAAGTTTGGGTTTTACTTTTGGTTGCTGGAGATATTCTACTTTGCGCAGGTTTCGCTGCTCAAGACGTCGTTGTTGTTCTTTTACCTGAGGATCTTCCCGGGGAATGCGCAAAAGCTGCTCTGGGGGACTATTATTTTCAATAgtgtttttggtgttttgtttATGTTTTTGGCGGCGTTTCAGTGTACACCTGTGAGCTATTTCTGGTTGAACTGGGATGGAGAGCACAAGGGAACATG CATGAACTCAACTGCCATCGGCTGGGCCAATGCATCTATCAGTGTTGCTGTGGATGTATGGATGCTTGCAGTTCCATTGTGGTATCTCCGAAAGCTCAAGCTGCATTGGAAAAAGAAGATTGGTGTCGCTGCCATGTTCATCGTGGGAACCTT CGTCACCGTCGTGAGCATCATTCGTCTCCAATTCCTCGTCGATCTCGGCTCATCTCACAATCCGACATACGACCAAACCGACATCTCCATCTGGTCAACCGTTGAAATCAACGTCGGTATCATCTGCGCATCCATGCCGGCTCTACGAGTCATTCTCGTCCGTCTGTTCCCCTCTCTTGGAGGCTCATCCTACGATTCGAGCAAATACAACAATTACGGAGAGCATTATGGACGGAAATCACATATCATGAGTCGAAGTCGTGCTCGGGTGGAGTTACCTTCTCATACAGGTGATTCCATACATACGCCTGAGCATGGAGGTATTGAGTTGCAGAGGACGTTTCATGTGCAGTATAGTGAGAATGATGAGCAGAGTCTTGTTAATGGGGAGAGCAAGTTTAACAAGACGCAAGTTACGACTCAGATGAGGTCTGAAAGTCCGAGCGATAGGTCTTTGTAG
- a CDS encoding probable dicarboxylate carrier protein produces the protein MSSDKKKEPFWLGGAAACMAVCFTHPLDQTKYRMQVLKSNASMLNVLYRFAARDGIPSLWNGLSASILRQGTYSTARFGFHTYFSDKLRGYTGKKLSVAQNIACAGVAGGVAGLVGNPAEVVLVRMCADGAKAPAQQFGYAHAFDALARVYSEEGMRAFWKGIAPNIARSALMNVSQIATYASAKQYLVSNGFGDDTKTHAISSLAAGTMATTLCAPADVLKSRMQSSAGKEGLAQVLGTGLREEGLRFLMRGWTPAWLRLTPHTVLTFVFMEKLRQLTSIDWLSGISAAEKETLR, from the exons ATGAGCtctgacaagaagaaggagcctTTTTGGCTTGG TGGTGCTGCAGCTTGCATGGCTGTTTGCTTCA CCCACCCTCTGGACCAAACGAAATA TCGCATGCAGGTTCTCAAAAGCAATGCCTCCATGCTCAATGTCTTATACCGCTTCGCCGCACGAGATG GCATCCCATCACTTTGGAACGGCCTATCAGCTTCCATCCTCCGCCAAGGAACATACTCAACCGCCCGTTTCGGCTTTCACACTTACTTCTCAGATAAACTGAGAGGATACACAGGCAAGAAGCTCTCAGTTGCGCAGAACATCGCTTGTGCTGGTGTAGCTGGCGGTGTAGCTGGTTTAGTTGGCAACCCAGCTGAAGTTGTTCTTGTCCGTATGTGTGCAGATGGTGCGAAGGCTCCTGCGCAGCAATTCGGATATGCTCATGCTTTTGATGCGCTGGCGAGGGTGTATAGTGAAGAGGGGATGAGGGCGTTCTGGAAGGGGATCGCTCCGAATATTGCGAGGAGTGCTTTGATGA ATGTTTCTCAGATTGCTAC ATACGCCTCCGCCAAACAATACCTCGTCAGCAACGGTTTTGGAGATGATACAAAAACACATGCTATTTCGTCTTTAGCTGCCGGAACAATGGCTACGACTCTATGTGCTCCCGCAGACGTCCTCAAGAGTAGAATGCAATCTAGCGCTGGAAAAGAAGGCCTGGCACAAGTCCTAGGCACAGGTttgagagaagaaggtctACGATTTCTCATGAGAGGCTGGACACCCGCTTGGCTAAGACTTAC ACCGCATACTGTTTTGACTTTTGTCTTTATGGAGAAGCTTCGACAGCTTACGTCGATAGATTGGCTCAGTGGAATTAGTGCAGCTGAAAAGGAAACCCTTCGCTGA
- a CDS encoding probable conserved mitochondrial protein, which yields MSNEKQADMSKLSTSLKALINAPFAKPGPRPAPKQVQELYEAIANDAAIRNLGPKSWLTVSAAATFTLNSPDSLPVLHRVASAKDPNSAVQNAEFIREVGLKCISFNGIPRTINSLNAFHASLPEEVTSKLSTKPSRQPTSQNIDEALARGRGLWDSIYRPYEDKLFEKLALAHPDLPVYILSSHYSALLSDPPASQRDTLASLGRVHSSMIAISCLRAQTGVGPQVLSHVFGLRKALEDGTYKNDQDGESEEAVQYLASDEGGHWILNTVDKIVEAIGGSSFAPGRDSKL from the exons ATGTCAAACGAGAAACAAGCAGACATGTCGAAACTATCTACGTCGCTGAAAGCGCTTATCAATGCGCCGTTCGCAAAGCCAGGTCCTCGTCCTGCGCCGAAACAGGTCCAGGAGTTGTATGAGGCCATCGCAAATGATGCTGCGATTAGGAACCTCGGCCCAAAGTCGTGGCTAACGGTCTCT GCTGCTGCTACGTTTACCCTCAACTCGCCCGATTCATTACCCGTCCTTCATCGCGTCGCGTCCGCAAAAGATCCCAACTCGGCTGTCCAGAATGCCGAGTTCATCCGAGAAGTCGGCCTCAAATGCATCAGCTTCAACGGCATCCCACGAACGATCAATTCCCTAAATGCATTCCACGCATCGCTCCCCGAAGAAGTAACATCCAAACTCTCCACAAAACCAAGCCGACAACCGACGTCGCAAAACATCGACGAGGCGTTAGCGCGCGGTCGCGGACTATGGGATTCGATCTACAGGCCGTACGAAGATAagctcttcgagaagctggcGCTTGCGCATCCCGATCTGCCCGTTTATATTCTCAGCAGTCACTActctgctcttctctccGATCCTCCTGCTTCGCAGCGCGATACCCTTGCTAGTCTCGGGCGGGTTCATTCTTCCATGATTGCTATTTCTTGTCTACGTGCGCAGACTGGTGTTGGACCGCAGGTTTTGTCGCATGTGTTTGGATTGAGAAAAGCGCTTGAGGATGGGACGTATAAGAATGATCAGGATGGGGAGAGTGAAGAGGCTGTGCAGTATTTGGCTAGTGATGAGGGTGGGCATTGGATCTTGAACACAGTGGATAAGATTGTTGAGGCAATCGGTGGAAGCAGCTTTGCGCCGGGTAGAGATTCGAAGCTGTGA
- a CDS encoding related to ECM14-involved in cell wall biogenesis and architecture — MRYSIVSLLTLALGALAVPKTEIKSYDGYKVFRVNTHGKAAIKEKLTPVTFDEWEHGYQHVDIVVAPNDISAFESLKLDYTTLHENLGTSITGESVSRKKWKRQADDDSWFDEFHNYEDHIDYFRDLQAQFPNNSKLVSSGKSYQKRNIYGLHLWGDDGPGKPAVLYHGTVHAREWISGPTLEYITLQLVKGFKSGDEDVQTYLNKYDFYIFPFVNPDGFVYSTTADRLWRKNRQPPPATAANQSCYGRDINRNWEFGWDSNKRGASTDPCSQVYRGEKPADTPENQGLDKFVRQLRDTVGIALYIDWHSYGQYILSPFGYKEDLYAPELGKWTKAAALVSEAIRESTDDHTTYTFGPSGAVLYVTTGAAPDHVYSVGGAKFSYTIEQRDTGENGFVLPPEQIRPNAEEQWAGQKVLLSLLDETFFDGKGPALYQGQT; from the exons ATGAGGTACTCTATCGTTTCTCTTCTCACCCTCGCCTTGGGCGCACTCGCTGTTCCCAAGACTGAGATCAAGTCTTATGATGGCTATAAAGTCTTCCGTGTAAACACCCACGGAAAAGCCGCCATTAAAGAGAAGCTCACTCCAGTGACTTTCGATGAGTGGGAGCATGGCTACCAACACGTCGACATTGTCGTCGCGCCCAATGACATCAGCGCCTTTGAGAGTTTGAAGCTTGACTACACCACTCTGCACGAGAACCTCGGCACTTCAATCACGGGTGAGAGCGTCTCGCGCAAGAAGTGGAAGCGTCAGGCAGATGATGATTCATGGTTCGATGAGTTTCACAACTATGAGGATCACATTGACTACTTCCGCGACTTGCAGGCGCAGTTCCCAAACAACTCAAAGCTCGTGTCGTCGGGCAAGTCGTaccagaagaggaacatTTATGGTCTTCATCTTTGGGGTGATGATGGTCCAGGTAAGCCTGCAGTGCTTTACCATGGAACTGTTCATGCCCGTGAATGGATCTCAGGCCCT ACCCTCGAATACATCACCCTCCAGCTCGTCAAGGGCTTCAAGAGCGGGGATGAAGATGTCCAGACTTATCTGAACAAATACGACTTTTACATCTTTCCCTTTGTCAATCCCGACGGCTTT GTCTACTCTACCACCGCTGATCGTCTCTGGCGAAAGAACCGCCAACCTCCTCCCGCCACCGCAGCCAATCAATCATGCTACGGTCGCGATATCAACCGTAACTGGGAATTCGGCTGGGACTCCAACAAGCGCGGTGCCTCCACGGATCCCTGCTCTCAAGTCTATCGCGGTGAGAAGCCCGCCGACACCCCAGAGAACCAGGGTCTCGATAAATTCGTCCGTCAGCTCCGCGACACGGTGGGCATTGCGCTATACATCGACTGGCACAGCTACGGGCAGTACATCCTCTCTCCTTTCGGATACAAGGAGGACCTGTACGCCCCTGAGCTTGGAAAGTGGACAAAGGCTGCCGCGTTGGTTAGTGAGGCTATTCGCGAGAGCACAGATGACCACACAACGTATACTTTTGGTCCTAGCGGTGCTGTCTTGTATGTGACTACTGGCGCTGCGCCTGATCATGTTTATAGTGTTGGAGGGGCCAAGTTCTCGTATACTATTGAGCAGCGTGATACTGGTGAGAATGGTTTTGTTCTTCCGCCTGAGCAGATCCGACCGAATGCTGAGGAGCAGTGGGCGGGTCAGAAGGTGCTATTGTCGCTGTTGGATGAGACGTTCTTTGATGGAAAGGGACCTGCTCTTTACCAGGGGCAGACCTAG
- a CDS encoding probable succinyl-CoA 3-ketoacid-coenzyme A transferase, mitochondrial precursor — protein sequence MFQLCGINYDPVASNNRENTKHRVPIDREYHVHPDPILPHTRNPISLPYSGSDPLELIGASSPAENDVSAVLLLPPIVAPSEPQLPPILFFKHITSRNHDYTRQNITAIMSKLLRLRARPLTWGSSFTARQFSTTRPALAVRGGSKLFKDADAAVADIKSGSTLLSSGFGLCGVADTLIGALNRRGRDSLNSLTAVSNNAGVEGKGGLATLTSAGQVDRLILSYLGNNKVLEKKYLTGELAIELCPQGTLAERIRAAGAGIPAFFTPTAAHTLLQDGEIPVRLDKSGAVVEKGRKRETREFNGRTFLMETAIEGDVAIIRAWKADKEGNCVFRYATKAFGPIMAKAAKLTIVEAENIVEVGAIDPNDVDLPGIFVDRIVPSTAEKNIEVLKLREEGSDGPPKATNEAQERRNRIARRASKELKPGYYVNLGVGIPTLAVSFLPADSTVHIQSENGILGMGAYPTKDEVDPDIINAGKETVTLVPGASVFDSAESFGMIRGGHVDVSILGALQVSAVGDLANYMIPGKVFKGMGGAMDLVANPDNTKIVVATEHCAKDGSSKIKQQCTLPLTGARVVSTIITDLCVFEVDREQGTLALTELAPGVSVEEVRSKTDADFSVVDDLKQME from the exons ATGTTTCAGCTGTGTGGAATCAACTATGATCCGGTGGCTTCAAACAATCGCGAAAACACCAAGCACCGCGTTCCAATCGACCGAGAATACCACGTTCATCCAGATCCAATTCTTCCTCACACCCGAAACCCGATCTCACTACCGTATTCAGGGTCCGACCCGCTCGAGCTCATCGGTGCCAGTTCTCCCGCCGAAAATGACGTCTCTGCGGTCCTACTTCTACCCCCGATCGTGGCACCCTCGGAACCACAATTACCCCCGATACTCTTCTTTAAACATATCACAAGTCGCAATCATGACTACACCAGACAAAACATCACAGCAATCATGTCGAAGCTACTAAGACTACGGGCGAGACCTCTCACATGGGGAAGCAGCTTCACAGCGCGCCAATTCAGCACAACAAGGCCTGCGCTGGCGGTGCGAGGAGGATCAAAGCTATTCAAAGATGCGGATGCTGCGGTTGCAGACATCAAGAGTGGTTCAACCCTGTTGAGTTCGGGCTTTGGACTCTGTGGTGTCGCGGATACATTGATTGGAGCGCTGAACAGAAGAGGGCGCGATTCTCTCAATTCGCTGACTGCTGTGTCGAACAATGCTGGCGTTGAAGGCAAAGGCGGTTTGGCGACGCTCACAAGCGCTGGTCAAGTCGATCGCCTGATTCTGTCATACCTCGGAAACAACAAagtgttggagaagaagtactTGACGGGCGAATTGGCTATAGAGCTTTGTCCCCAAGGAACATTAGCTGAGCGCATTCGTGCTGCAGGCGCTGGCATTCCTGCATTCTTCACACCAACTGCAGCTC ACACTCTGCTACAGGATGGAGAAATCCCCGTGCGACTGGACAAGTCAGGCGCCGTTGTGGAAAAAGGTCGAAAGCGAGAAACACGCGAATTCAACGGTCGGACGTTCCTCATGGAGACAGCGATTGAAGGCGATGTCGCTATCATCCGAGCTTGGAAGGCCGACAAGGAAGGAAACTGTGTATTCCG ATACGCAACAAAAGCATTCGGacccatcatggccaaggcCGCGAAACTCACAATCGTCGAAGCCGAAAACATTGTCGAAGTTGGCGCAATCGACCCCAACGACGTTGATCTCCCCGGAATCTTTGTCGACCGAATCGTTCCATCAACAGCCGAGAAGAATATCGAGGTTCTCAAGTTGAGAGAGGAGGGATCGGATGGACCACCCAAAGCTACGAATGAAGCGCAAGAGCGACGAAACCGTATCGCCAGACGAGCGTCCAAGGAATTGAAGCCCGGTTACTATGTGAATCTGGGTGTTGGCATTCCTACACTGGctgtttctttcctccctgcCGATTCGACGGTGCACATCCAGTCTGAGAACGGTATTCTTGGAATGGGTGCTTATCCAACAAAGGACGAAGTTGATCC TGATATCATCAACGCTGGTAAAGAAACAGTAACCCTTGTCCCCGGCGCATCCGTCTTTGACTCCGCCGAGTCATTCGGCATGATCCGCGGCGGTCACGTCGACGTCTCAATCCTCGGT GCCCTTCAAGTCAGTGCAGTCGGCGATTTGGCCAACTACATGATCCCTGGCAAAGTCTTCAAGGGCATGGGCGGCGCAATGGATCTTGTTGCCAACCCCGACAACACTAAGATCGTCGTCGCCACCGAACACTGCGCCAAGGATGGCTCatccaagatcaagcagCAGTGCACGCTGCCACTAACAGGCGCACGTGTAGTAAGCACCATCATCACGGATCTGTGTGTGTTTGAGGTAGATCGCGAGCAGGGTACTCTTGCGCTTACAGAACTTGCGCCGGGGGTTAGTGTGGAAGAGGTTAGGAGTAAGACGGATGCGGACTTTTCGGTGGTGGATGATTTGAAGCAGATGGAGTGA
- a CDS encoding probable MUP1-High affinity methionine permease, translating into MSNDDLKGLEPKANKTNYVGSDSEEGRLHVAAENKRQIGVLSASMLIFNRVIGTGIFATPGSILALLGSPGLALIIWVVGSIIAAAGTAVYLEWGTGIPKNGGEKNYLEFIYRKPKFLVTGIYASYIILMGWASGNSVVFGEYILHAANKEVDRWNQRGIGLACITTAFIIHGTALKWGLRLQNALGIIKLIIVFIMIICGFVALGGHLKTDEKPNNFSNAFEGTTGSAYGVVTALYNVIWSFVGYSNANYALSETRNPVRTLKIAAPTAIISVSIIYILVNIAYFAAVSKAEIIASERLVAASLFRNVMGPAAERAMSVFVALSAFGNVLSVIFSQGRLVQELGREGILPFSRLWASNRPFNAPLAGLFEHWVICVIVILAPPPGDAYNFILNLISYPLAIVNTFVAGGLVHLYLHGAKYNWNPPIKATLPVTVFFLLSNMYLVIAPFIAPDDPSQNQYKSMPYYIHCVVGIAILVAGAIYWLIWAVILPKIGGYKLVREVHVDEIDGWESNRFHREPINK; encoded by the exons ATGAGTAACGACGAtctcaagggtcttgagcCCAAGGCTAACAAGACTAACTATGTCGGTTCAGACAGTGAAGAGG GTCGTCTTCATGTTGCCGCCGAAAATAAGCGCCAGATCGGTGTTCTGAGCGCCTCTatgctcatcttcaaccgTGTCATTGGAACCGGTATCTTTGCCACACCCGGCTCTATCCTCGCTCTCCTCGGCAGTCCAGGTCTCGCGCTCATCATCTGGGTCGTTGGCTCCATCATCGCCGCCGCTGGTACAGCCGTCTACCTCGAATGGGGAACCGGTATTCCCAAGAACGGCGGTGAGAAGAACTACCTCGAATTCATCTACCGCAAGCCCAAGTTCCTCGTCACTGGCATCTACGCTTCATACATCATTCTCATGGGCTGGGCTTCTGGCAACTCTGTCGTTTTCGGAGAGTACATCCTGCATGCTGCCAACAAGGAGGTCGACCGTTGGAACCAGCGTGGTATTGGTCTGGCTTGCATCACGACTGCATTCATCATCCACGGAACTGCTCTTAAATGGGGCCTTCGTCTTCAGAATGCTCTTGGtatcatcaagctcatcatcgtctttaTCATGATCATCTGCGGTTTCGTCGCTCTTGGTGGTCATCTCAAGACTGATGAGAAGCCCAACAACTTCAGTAATGCCTTTGAGGGTACTACCGGTAGCGCTTATGGTGTTGTCACTGCTCTGTACAACGTCATCTGGAGTTTTGTCGGTTACAGCAACGCCAACTATGCCCTCAGCGAAACCCGCAACCCCGTGCGAACCCTCAAGATCGCCGCTCCCACCGCCATCATCTCTGTCTCGATCATCTACATCCTCGTCAACATCGCCTACTTCGCCGCCGTCtccaaggctgagatcaTTGCCTCTGAGCGCCTCGTCGCTGCTTCGCTCTTCCGTAATGTCATGGGCCCTGCTGCCGAGCGCGCCATGTCCGTCTTTGTCGCACTGTCTGCCTTTGGAAACGTCCTCAGTGTCATCTTCTCTCAGGGTCGTCTCGTCCAGGAACTCGGTCGCGAGGGTATTCTGCCCTTCTCTCGCCTCTGGGCTAGCAACCGACCTTTCAACGCTCCTCTCGCTGGCCTCTTTGAGCACTGGGTCATTTGCGTTATTGTCATTCTTGCACCCCCTCCTGGAGATGCCTacaacttcatcctcaa CCTTATCTCTTATCCTCTTGCGATCGTCAACACCTTTGTCGCTGGTGGTCTCGTCCACCTCTACCTCCACGGCGCAAAGTACAACTGGAACCCTCCGATCAAGGCGACTCTCCCTGTCaccgtcttcttccttctcagcaacatGTATCTGGTGATCGCACCATTTATCGCTCCTGACGATCCCAGCCAGAACCAGTACAAGAGCATGCCGTACTACATCCACTGCGTCGTCGGTATCGCCATCTTGGTTGCTGGCGCCATCTACTGGCTCATCTGGGCAGTCATTCTTCCCAAGATTGGCGGTTATAAGCTTGTTCGCGAGgttcatgttgatgagattgatggcTGGGAGTCTAACCGCTTCCATCGGGAACCTATTAACAAATAA
- a CDS encoding related to high-affinity iron permease, with translation MLDLFSVPVFVVVFRETLETAIIVSVLLAFLKQTLDGSQRDAGIYKTLRTQVWLGTALGLALCLIGSGVIIGIFYILGNDTWADHEYYYEGVFSLISAVIITIMGGALLRVGKMEDKWRAKLAKAIETPVTAQGKRAWLVNLFEKYAMFVLPFITVLREGIEGIVFVAGVSFSAPASAVPLPVIMGLTLGGLVGYALYRGGSSAKLQYFLVASTCLLYLVAAGLFSRAIWLFEQQQWNKVVGGDAAELGDGPGSYDIDRSIWHVNCCNPQLNGGGGWAILNAVVGWNNSATYGSVLAYNLYWVFVIAQFSLMSFKEDHGHYPLLKEEGTRTD, from the exons ATGCTCGATTTATTCTCCGTGcccgtcttcgtcgtcgtctttcGGGAGACCCTCGAGACTGCTATCATCGTCTCGGTGCTGCTGGCCTTTCTGAAACAGACGCTCGATGGATCTCAGCGCGATGCTGgtatttataagaccttgCGCACACAG GTCTGGCTGGGAACGGCCTTGGGTCTTGCGTTGTGTCTCATCGGCTCTGGTGTAATCATCGGGATATTTTACATTCTTGGTAACGATACCTGGGCTGATCATGAGTATTACTACGAAGGAGTGTTTTCGCTCATTTCggctgtcatcatcaccatcatgggCGGTGCGCTATTGCGTGTGGGTAAGATGGAGGATAAATGGAGGGCGAAATTGGCAAAGGCCATTGAGACACCAGTAACTGCGCAAGGAAAACGAGCGTGGTTGGTCAATCTCTTTGAGAAGTACGCCATGTTCGTGTTGCCCTTCATCACTGTTCTTCGTGAAGGTATCGAGGGCATCGTCTTTGTCGCTGGTGTCTCATTTTCTGCACCCGCTTCTGCCGTTCCTCTCCCCGTCATCATGGGATTGACGCTGGGCGGCCTTGTCGGATATGCTCTCTACCG GGGTGGTTCATCTGCGAAACTGCAATATTTCCTCGTCGCTTCGACATGTCTTCTCTACCTCGTAGCAGCAGGTCTGTTCTCCCGCGCAATCTGGCTCTTTGAGCAACAGCAGTGGAACAAGGTTGTCGGCGGTGATGCCGCGGAACTCGGAGATGGTCCTGGATCATACGATATCGACCGGAGTATCTGGCACGTCAAC TGCTGCAATCCTCAGCTCAACGGTGGCGGAGGCTGGGCTATTCTGAATGCTGTTGTCGGATGGAACAATTCCGCTACGTATGGATCTGTGCTTGCCTACAACCTGTACTGGGTTTTTGTGATTGCGCAATTTTCGCTCATGTCGTTCAAAGAGGATCACGGACATTACCCATTGCTCAAGGAGGAGGGCACAAGGACTGATTAA